GtgcttattattgttttttgccTCACAAGATTGTCGCTTTAGCTGCGCGCGCTATCGTGCGGTGAATGCAGGACTCAGCAGGCGGACTCAATTCATAACACCGGAAGCTGCTTCAAGCAGTATCAAGTCAGATTCAATAACAGAAACGTTTTATGGATCTGCCTTTcgaaataaaacatacatttggCTTAAGCttctttactttatatttataatatgttAACTGTATAATATGCTGTAATAAGCTCTATATATGCTGTCTTTCTGTTATAATCTATATACGATGTGTTCATAATACTAAGCATTTTACTAAAAACGACAAACATCCGTGCAGacacctgtttgtgttttattttgaagcaaaGCCGTGCAGTTTCCGGTGTTCGGTGTTTTTGGCGTCCTCGACACAACTGTAAATGACTGTAAGTTCATTTTCCACAGCTGGCGATGGCGGATGTTGTCGAAAAAGACACCATGACGAATTACCACTTAGCTTCTGAGAAAATTGACCCAAAGACCAGTCGCTATCCGTACTGCATTGTGTGGACACCCATTCCCGTGTTATCGTGAGTCCTTGTCGCCAGTGGGCAGTTCGGCTTTTGACCAAAGCCTCGGACAAAGTGACAGCTTCAGTAGCGTAGCTAACCTTAGCTAACAGTTAGCATCCTGTATCTGATTTCCTCTCAAGAATGCGTCATAATAATGTGTCCCGTTGTTAAATAGTCGAAAAAGTTAATTTAGATGGTTTACGTTATGAGTAGGTTATAAATTGCAGTGGAAACTTACTTCGGTGCAACAGACAGAAAGTCGGTTAACGAGTCAACAAACTGGGAAACCGGTTCTACATAATGTGACTGAGTAGTTACAGGCTGAAGTTTATTACGGTTGAATTCACAGGTAAAACGCTAGttataaaaaagtgaaatgtttattCGCTCATCACAGTGGAaccaaattacatttacatttattgtcatttagcaaaagcgacttacaagtgaggtacaaggcagcataaaatcaaagtcaaggagaaaacatccaAGTCCTGTAAGAAAAGGGTTTTCATGTCATAAGATGCAAGTACAAGAAAGACCAGAAAggaagttattttttatttttaatagatttaagtgcttAGGAAATTACCGTTAAAGTTAATCCAAGAGCCACTATAAGTAGAGTCGAAATCCCACAGGTAGCCTAcctttatttttactgaattGAAGCATTGTTGGCCACTAACATGGTTAAGTAAAGTTCTCTGTACATCCCAACAAAAAGGGTTTAGTGAACAGGTGTTTTGTACTTAGGCCTATCTATTTATATTTAAGATGTGTTAGATATCCTGTCCTCTTTGAACCTGGCTAAAAACTAGAAGAAAAAATAGTTCATTCATTTGTAACAGAAGAAGAACTTTTGTAATGCAAGGTTAACTCTTCATGTTCTTATGTTCAGATGGTTCCTTCCATTTGTTGGCCACATGGGAATCTGTACTTCCACTGGTGTCATCCGGGACTTTGCTGGACCTTACTTTGTTTCAGTGAGTAATGACACACGTTGGTTTTGACAAAATAAAGTATGTTGAGATTTGACTGCATgtaacataatataataatatatgcAGTGCATAATCTAATATACATAATAAgcacaaataaagaaaataaatcactatAACTCTTttgaaataatatatttgaaataataaagtttgttttttgcaggaaGACAACATGGCTTTTGGAAGACCAACTAAGTAAGTAAATGAAGTGTCCTAGGGTTGTTCTGTAGTTTTTAGAAttgtgacacaccaagctgacatCAAAGATGAAGGAAGTTATGAACTGTGTGTTGCCCTGCATgttctgtgcttgtgtgagtgGAAGAGAAAGCAAATGCACCAATTTCGCTCACCGCAGACAGTTTAGAGCTACTTCTAGCTGAGGATGAGTTTGATAAGAAGTTACCAATTGTACTGCCATTGTAACACCTTGGTCTCTTTGTCCTCAATGGAAACACGTTGGCTAATCGATGACTGTCAGCTTTGTGTGTCCCAGCCCagataaataaagtgaaacaaacCTGTATCTGTCCTTCAAAACAAGacagtttgttttgcttttttactaCAGGTACTGGATGCTTGATGTTAGCAAAGTCTACGCTAGTGGCTCAAATGCCTGGGACACAGCAGTACATGATGCTTCAGAAGAGTATAAGCACAGGATGGTAAATGAGCATGTTTGTTATTTACACTATAAAGGAGCAATAACagcaataatttacaataatCTTTTTTCCCGCAAAGCACAACCTGTGCTGTGACAACTGTCACTCACATGTTGCCATGGCTCTGAATctgatgaaatatgaaaatagcACCTCATGGAACATGGTCAACCTCTGCCTCCTGGTTCTGATTCATGGAAAGCATGTAAGGTAAGAAGGAATCTATTTCGGGGGAATATTGGGTGttgctgtgcagtgccagttcaagaaattggggagggttgcgtcaggaagggcatccggtgtaaaaactgtgccaaatcgacatgcatggcgaccctgaactcacgggaagccaaatagacaaaaaaaaattgggtGTTAGTGTGAGACTGTTATATAGGGggaggaaaatgtatttttgtcccAACTCTAGCAAAAGTGGTTGCATTCttatacactatatatatactTGGGATTTTATCTAATAATATTTAGTAtcctttacaaatgtatttgtaaaactCATATATTGTAATAATTGAGTCTTGTTAATAGGATTTTATTGGGGCTTATAATGATATTAATAGAAAGAAAACAggtcttatttttttacttttaactgaagcattaaattaaaaactttgtttatttgtaagGCACCTTTTATTGCAGAATGATTCTGGTATAGTTTGCTGAGCATGCTTTTGTGCTGGTACCTTGGCTGGTTTAGGCCCATGTGGACAGCTGGTTCCTAAAGCTTTTTCATATTCTTCATACTGGTTGTTGTCGTTGTCAAACTGCCTTTAACAGCAACCAATTTAGGACATAGTTGATAGATTGCAACAATCATCTGTTCAAGTTCAAGCCCCCTCATCCTCTATTCTTAGTTCACGTGTATAGTAATCTATCCTGTTAGGCTACATTATGCAGTAAGTGTGTGATTTCTATGAGTTTGCAAACTGGGTGGCATACAGGATAATATCAGCTTTCACATCCTTTAAACGACAATTAAGATATTGTCATAGATAATTTCACGTGCCtacttcaaatattttcttttctgtgtctgtgacaACAGTAAATAGGTGTTGTGCTTTGAGTGTTGCCAAAAAAACTGACCTACACTCTAGTACTGTCCCTGACTGCAGCTTATTAAGGACAAGATACTGCTCTGTTGACATGCTGCTTCCACTCTACCTTCTGTGATGACATCAGCCATAATTTGAAATCAGACTTTCTccaacaaaactttaaaaagctttcACTTAGAAAAGACTTTTTTAATATCAAGGGATTcggcttgtcctttcagggtccccacagcggaacatgttccgcacg
The nucleotide sequence above comes from Channa argus isolate prfri chromosome 1, Channa argus male v1.0, whole genome shotgun sequence. Encoded proteins:
- the tmem222b gene encoding transmembrane protein 222, whose translation is MADVVEKDTMTNYHLASEKIDPKTSRYPYCIVWTPIPVLSWFLPFVGHMGICTSTGVIRDFAGPYFVSEDNMAFGRPTKYWMLDVSKVYASGSNAWDTAVHDASEEYKHRMHNLCCDNCHSHVAMALNLMKYENSTSWNMVNLCLLVLIHGKHVSCAGFLKTWLPFLMLMGIILTVALVLNLG